One part of the Acinetobacter sp. XS-4 genome encodes these proteins:
- the pdxH gene encoding pyridoxamine 5'-phosphate oxidase, translating to MSDVIKDLSELRLSYEQGELYEGQVDSNPHQQFLGWFNHALAANLHEPYAMSLATAGANGRPHVRTVLLRGAIEAGYDFYTNYDSQKGIDLAENPYAELLFYWPSLERQVRVGGHVVKIPEQESTDYYLKRPRDSQIAAHISTPQSGKIESRELLQQRFQDLQQQVESRDVLDKPEFWGGYRLQPDYYEFWQGRPNRLHDRLSYEKIDGQWTLHRLMP from the coding sequence ATGAGTGATGTCATCAAAGATTTAAGTGAATTACGCTTGAGCTATGAACAAGGCGAGTTGTATGAGGGGCAGGTTGATTCTAACCCTCATCAGCAGTTTCTTGGTTGGTTTAACCATGCTCTAGCAGCCAATTTGCATGAACCCTATGCAATGTCATTAGCAACAGCGGGTGCGAATGGTAGACCTCATGTTCGAACAGTTTTGTTACGTGGGGCCATAGAAGCTGGTTATGATTTTTATACTAACTATGACAGTCAGAAAGGTATTGATTTGGCAGAAAATCCTTATGCCGAATTATTATTTTACTGGCCAAGTCTAGAGCGTCAGGTAAGAGTTGGTGGTCATGTCGTCAAAATTCCTGAACAGGAATCTACAGATTACTACCTTAAGCGACCACGTGATAGCCAGATTGCAGCGCATATTAGCACTCCGCAAAGTGGTAAAATTGAAAGCCGAGAGCTGTTGCAGCAACGTTTTCAAGACTTACAGCAGCAAGTCGAAAGTCGTGACGTGCTTGATAAGCCAGAGTTCTGGGGTGGTTATCGTCTGCAACCAGATTATTATGAATTCTGGCAAGGACGACCAAATCGTTTACATGACCGCTTGAGTTATGAAAAAATCGACGGTCAATGGACGCTGCACCGACTGATGCCTTAA
- the glmM gene encoding phosphoglucosamine mutase, producing the protein MSYFGTDGIRGKFGQMPITPEFALKLGFAAGKVLKRTSPKNKPLVVLGKDTRLSGYILESALQAGLNAAGVYVHLLGPLPTPAIAHLTRALHAHAGIVISASHNPYYDNGIKFFSSEGKKLPDSLQEEINLELEKDLFIEDTANLGKSVRVNDANGRYIEFCKSTFPYHFDLNNLKIVLDCAHGAAYSVGPSVFRELGAKVIALYNEPDGLNINESCGSTHPEHLQKAVVEHEADLGIAFDGDADRVVMVDKFGNLIDGDHILYILATQAQNKPAGIVGTVMSNMALEVAFEKANVNFVRAKVGDRYVLQALEENGWVIGGEPSGHILTLDKSTTGDAIIAALQVLTVMVEQNKALHELVQDFKLFPQVLLNVRLEQMLDPYSIPALVTEFDKAEAQLKGRGRILIRKSGTEPVIRVMVEGDNEQEVNALAQHLADSVRSQAQVA; encoded by the coding sequence ATGAGTTATTTTGGAACGGATGGTATTCGTGGAAAATTTGGGCAAATGCCTATTACTCCAGAGTTTGCTTTAAAACTCGGTTTTGCTGCAGGGAAGGTATTAAAACGAACGAGTCCAAAAAATAAACCGCTCGTTGTATTAGGAAAAGACACACGTTTATCTGGTTATATTTTAGAATCTGCTTTGCAGGCAGGCTTAAACGCTGCTGGCGTATATGTTCATTTACTTGGCCCACTACCAACACCAGCAATTGCACATCTGACTCGTGCTTTGCATGCACATGCAGGTATTGTTATTTCTGCATCACATAATCCATATTATGATAATGGGATTAAATTCTTCTCAAGTGAAGGCAAAAAGTTACCAGATTCATTACAAGAAGAAATTAACCTTGAATTAGAAAAAGATTTATTTATTGAGGACACTGCAAACTTAGGTAAAAGTGTTCGTGTAAATGATGCAAATGGTCGTTATATCGAATTTTGTAAATCTACATTCCCTTACCACTTTGATTTAAATAATTTAAAGATTGTGTTGGACTGTGCTCATGGCGCGGCATATAGCGTTGGGCCTTCAGTTTTCCGTGAGCTAGGGGCAAAAGTTATTGCTTTATATAATGAACCAGATGGCTTAAATATTAATGAGAGCTGTGGTTCAACTCATCCTGAACACTTACAAAAAGCAGTGGTTGAGCACGAAGCAGATTTAGGTATTGCCTTTGATGGCGATGCTGACCGTGTTGTGATGGTTGATAAGTTTGGTAACTTAATTGATGGTGACCATATCTTATATATTTTGGCGACTCAGGCGCAAAATAAGCCAGCGGGTATTGTTGGTACTGTCATGAGTAATATGGCACTTGAAGTTGCATTTGAAAAAGCAAATGTTAATTTTGTTCGTGCAAAAGTCGGTGACCGTTATGTATTACAGGCTTTAGAAGAAAATGGTTGGGTGATAGGTGGCGAGCCTTCTGGTCATATTTTAACTTTAGATAAGAGTACGACTGGTGATGCGATTATTGCAGCACTTCAAGTTCTAACGGTGATGGTTGAGCAAAATAAGGCTCTTCATGAATTAGTTCAAGACTTTAAATTATTCCCGCAAGTTCTTTTAAATGTACGTTTAGAACAAATGCTTGATCCGTATTCTATTCCAGCATTGGTAACTGAATTTGATAAAGCAGAAGCACAGCTCAAAGGTCGTGGACGTATCTTGATTCGTAAGTCAGGAACAGAGCCTGTAATTCGTGTCATGGTTGAAGGTGACAATGAGCAAGAAGTGAATGCTTTAGCTCAGCATTTAGCAGATTCAGTTCGTTCACAAGCACAAGTCGCATAA